In Drosophila bipectinata strain 14024-0381.07 chromosome 2R, DbipHiC1v2, whole genome shotgun sequence, one genomic interval encodes:
- the wun2 gene encoding putative phosphatidate phosphatase isoform X1, with the protein MSGMRPGSVCDTTPLQRFESQSSSSEEPSSPTAASIIAAANAGATSNPSHNNNNNVKLDLQMPTFVGGQRQNGTGSKPMRGPRQIFYRIFVDLCLLSCVGLPMLGFSLWGEPFKRGFFCNDNSLLHPYKESTMRSWVLYLMCGILPVSVILIVEFFRAQDQRLNGPFNKSGSGYHICHLELPKWLVECYRHIGIFIFGLGVEQLTTNIAKYAIGRLRPHFFSLCQPVLPDGSTCNDPKNYGLYIEDFACSAMDITSKRMKDVRLSFPSGHASFSCYAMLYLVIYLHNRMQWPRLRMLRNLLQFMLIMFAWYTSLTRISDYKHHSSDVLAGAFIGIFYATCVTATTL; encoded by the exons ATGAGCGGTATGCGTCCGGGCAGCGTTTGCGATACCACGCCGCTGCAGAGATTCGAGAGCCAGAGCAGCAGTAGCGAGGAGCCTTCTTCACCGACGGCGGCGAGCATTATAGCCGCGGCTAATGCTGGGGCAACCTCTAATCCCAgccacaataacaacaacaatgtgAAACTCGACTTACAGATGCCAACGTTCGTTGGAGGCCAGCGCCAAAATGGAACAGGATCCAAGCCGATGCGTGGTCCCCGCCAGATATTCTACCGGATCTTTGTGGACCTCTGCTTGCTCAGCTGCG TGGGGCTGCCTATGCTGGGATTTTCCTTGTGGGGCGAGCCTTTCAAAAGAGGATTCTTCTGCAATGACAACTCCCTGTTACATCCTTACAAGGAGTCTACTATGCGCAGCTGGGTGCTATACTTAATGTGCGGAATCTTGCCGGTTTCAGTG ATTCTTATAGTGGAGTTCTTCAGAGCCCAGGACCAGCGTTTAAATGGCCCTTTCAACAAGTCGGGCAGTGGCTACCATATCTGCCACTTGGAGCTGCCAAAATGGCTGGTGGAGTGTTATCGTCATATAGGAATTTTTATATTCGGCCTAGGAGTAGAACAACTAACTACAAACATAGCCAAGTATGCTATCGGGCGGCTGAGACCCCATTTCTTTTCT CTTTGTCAACCTGTTTTGCCGGACGGCAGTACTTGTAATGATCCAAAGAACTACGGTCTTTATATTGAGGACTTTGCCTGCTCCGCAATGGACATCACTTCGAAGCGAATGAAGGACGTACGCCTATCGTTTCCCAGTGGACACGCCAGCTTTTCCTGCTACGCCATGCTCTATTTAGTA ATTTACTTGCATAACAGAATGCAGTGGCCACGCTTGCGCATGCTGCGAAACTTACTGCAGTTTATGTTGATAATGTTCGCCTGGTATACGTCTCTCACTCGAATATCGGACTACAAACATCATTCGTCCGATGTTTTAGCAGGTGCTTTCATTGGCATTTTTTATGCAACATGTGTG ACCGCGACTACGTTATAG
- the wun2 gene encoding putative phosphatidate phosphatase isoform X2 — protein MPTFVGGQRQNGTGSKPMRGPRQIFYRIFVDLCLLSCVGLPMLGFSLWGEPFKRGFFCNDNSLLHPYKESTMRSWVLYLMCGILPVSVILIVEFFRAQDQRLNGPFNKSGSGYHICHLELPKWLVECYRHIGIFIFGLGVEQLTTNIAKYAIGRLRPHFFSLCQPVLPDGSTCNDPKNYGLYIEDFACSAMDITSKRMKDVRLSFPSGHASFSCYAMLYLVIYLHNRMQWPRLRMLRNLLQFMLIMFAWYTSLTRISDYKHHSSDVLAGAFIGIFYATCVTATTL, from the exons ATGCCAACGTTCGTTGGAGGCCAGCGCCAAAATGGAACAGGATCCAAGCCGATGCGTGGTCCCCGCCAGATATTCTACCGGATCTTTGTGGACCTCTGCTTGCTCAGCTGCG TGGGGCTGCCTATGCTGGGATTTTCCTTGTGGGGCGAGCCTTTCAAAAGAGGATTCTTCTGCAATGACAACTCCCTGTTACATCCTTACAAGGAGTCTACTATGCGCAGCTGGGTGCTATACTTAATGTGCGGAATCTTGCCGGTTTCAGTG ATTCTTATAGTGGAGTTCTTCAGAGCCCAGGACCAGCGTTTAAATGGCCCTTTCAACAAGTCGGGCAGTGGCTACCATATCTGCCACTTGGAGCTGCCAAAATGGCTGGTGGAGTGTTATCGTCATATAGGAATTTTTATATTCGGCCTAGGAGTAGAACAACTAACTACAAACATAGCCAAGTATGCTATCGGGCGGCTGAGACCCCATTTCTTTTCT CTTTGTCAACCTGTTTTGCCGGACGGCAGTACTTGTAATGATCCAAAGAACTACGGTCTTTATATTGAGGACTTTGCCTGCTCCGCAATGGACATCACTTCGAAGCGAATGAAGGACGTACGCCTATCGTTTCCCAGTGGACACGCCAGCTTTTCCTGCTACGCCATGCTCTATTTAGTA ATTTACTTGCATAACAGAATGCAGTGGCCACGCTTGCGCATGCTGCGAAACTTACTGCAGTTTATGTTGATAATGTTCGCCTGGTATACGTCTCTCACTCGAATATCGGACTACAAACATCATTCGTCCGATGTTTTAGCAGGTGCTTTCATTGGCATTTTTTATGCAACATGTGTG ACCGCGACTACGTTATAG
- the LOC108133159 gene encoding LOW QUALITY PROTEIN: cilia- and flagella-associated protein 53 (The sequence of the model RefSeq protein was modified relative to this genomic sequence to represent the inferred CDS: inserted 2 bases in 1 codon) — protein MEVSEFLSRTDRRNLKSQIDFQVARKMREWYQEVDKRRFSLSLLLQTEALREDEEIAELLQERADEAERRRHEWIEMERLKREEAERELVKVKKQQREIENSEAHRHMQTKEILLETKQAQLHQIEEWXSASSQAQNMDRDREKKEQFAKEVLSEQRECAAALEVAAEMDVLKKKQELKKDKDKRRKQLTDLQDQIKQNLQINATKTRDNMREDVLYNILEDRQIYEELMQKHCARAQNRDWHQRYMTHTAQERASELERSEKREREYLGTGCVLSQQQKQPYGKEVR, from the exons ATGGAAGTGTCGGAATTTTTAAGTCGTACGGATCGCCGCAACCTCAAGTCTCAAATAGATTTCCAGGTGGCGCGTAAAATGCGGGAGTGGTACCAGGAGGTGGATAAACGTCGCTTTAGTCTAAGCTTGCTGCTCCAGACGGAAGCCTTACGGGAGGATGAGGAGATAGCAGAGCTTCTCCAGGAACGTGCCGATGAAGCGGAGAGGAGACGTCACGAGTGGATTGAAATGGAGCGTTTAAAACGAGAAGAAGCTGAGAGGGAGCTGGTTAAAGTCAAAAAGCAGCAGAGggaaat CGAAAACTCTGAAGCCCATCGCCACATGCAAACCAAGGAGATACTTTTGGAAACCAAGCAGGCTCAGCTTCATCAAATAGAAGAATG CTCAGCTTCATCACAGGCTCAAAATATGGACAGAGATCGGGAGAAAAAGGAACAGTTTGCCAAGGAAGTATTAAGCGAACAAAGAGAGTGTGCTGCGGC CCTTGAAGTTGCCGCCGAAATGGATGTCCTAAAGAAAAAGCAGGAACTAAAAAAAGATAAGGACAAGAGGCGGAAACAACTGACTGACTTGCAGGACCAAATCAAACAGAATCTTCAAATCAATGCCACAAAGACAAGGGATAACATGAGGGAGGATGTGCTTTACAACATACTCGAGGATCGACAAATTTACGAGGAACTCATGCAAAAGCATTGTGCCCGA GCCCAGAATCGCGATTGGCACCAGCGCTACATGACACATACGGCGCAGGAGCGTGCAAGTGAATTGGAGCGGTCGGAAAAGCGGGAACGGGAATACCTGGGGACTGGGTGTGTGCTCAGCCAACAGCAGAAGCAACCATATGGCAAAGAGGTCCGATAA
- the egl gene encoding egalitarian protein homolog isoform X2 has translation MESMEYEMARNMTLLFFLERLLDKGEPRTVHDLSCQFGNKEFTKEMRQIAGGSQSGLKKFLAQYPSIFLVDGDYVQVNAYQHSNAEEGGGGGKRDYIQEAKDYFKNKMLQYGAAAEVPVRSLLGHRSQASPQVRHISGQHIKEFTDFLMKHTDTFKVVDDYVMLVGCENMTDLPARDRLHLPQSNIDTRGTQQMLDFFAQCIEIKGPLLVDQLFHLLTTNFPQDQWLRMFKTPCDLSSFLKLFSDCFHIQANLVTLLQKPKLSDAHIQQAQAQTREQFYALNNNNNGSNRKQEGGGTPVSSVQQRLHSPALRSNGHTNNNSNGNGNGSIINNNSIASPNFKLNAPVSNMMGGGQNQSQGYGQPKSEPNSGFDSYVPMSELKLENLCENNYPSANSCYGPINNASMPQQQQAQQLQQQQQVQQQSQSPSEQRLNSNNQTLKQRINTLVIRTLAENLEKDKQSLANQQGGGTSSPHASPVHSIANSSSNQTNSQNANSSSSTPNTNSNSSANQNNANHNNSPSHSYFVGDTWKIKVLQNTTVIANVKQSVFVTDAILKYAAKNENIVVSLDCEGINLGLKGEITLIEIGTTRGEAFLFDVQSCPAMITDGGLKTVLEHEQVIKVIHDCRNDAANLYLQFGILLRNVFDTQAAHAILQYQESGKQVYKAKYISLNSLCEQYNAPCNPIKDQLKQIYRRDQKFWAKRPLTREMMLYAAGDVLVLIHDQLFGNLARQIKPENKLLFSELCTEQILMQIKPNEVKIRKKQRKVSTEVSDLKQKLAQTSKSIVLSNREIRLLRYMDLTEDEKERLKGYYKVAKKLEKMESAGNPSKPK, from the exons ATGGAGTCCATGGAGTACGAGATGGCACGCAACATGACGTTGCTCTTCTTCCTGGAGCGGCTGCTGGACAAGGGGGAGCCACGCACCGTTCACGATCTCTCCTGCCAGTTTGGGAACAAGGAGTTCACCAAGGAGATGCGCCAAATAGCCGGTGGCAGTCAGTCGG GTCTGAAGAAATTTCTCGCCCAATACCCATCAATATTTCTGGTCGACGGGGACTATGTGCAGGTGAACGCCTACCAGCACAGCAACGCGGAGGagggcggtggcggcggcaaGCGGGACTACATCCAAGAGGCTAAAGACTACTTCAAGAACAAGATGCTGCAGTACGGAGCGGCCGCCGAGGTGCCAGTACGCAGCCTGCTCGGCCATCGGTCGCAGGCGTCGCCCCAAGTGCGTCACATATCAG GCCAACACATCAAGGAGTTTACGGACTTTCTGATGAAACACACGGACACCTTCAAAGTGGTCGACGACTATGTGATGCTGGTGGGATGCGAGAACATGACGGATCTGCCGGCGCGGGACAGGCTCCATCTGCCCCAGTCGAATATAGATACTCGCGGCACCCAGCAGATGCTCGACTTCTTCGCCCAGTGCATCGAGATCAAGGGACCCCTGCTGGTGGACCAGTTGTTCCATCTGCTGACCACCAACTTCCCGCAGGATCAGTGGCTGCGCATGTTCAAGACGCCGTGTGATCTGAGCTCGTTCCTGAAGCTCTTCTCCGACTGCTTTCACATACAGGCTAATCTAGTCACCCTGCTCCAGAAGCCCAAGCTCAGCGACGCCCACATCCAGCAGGCCCAGGCTCAGACGCGAGAGCAGTTCTATGCcctcaacaacaacaacaatggcagcAACAGGAAGCAGGAGGGCGGAGGTACTCCGGTCAGTTCCGTGCAACAGAGGCTGCACTCCCCGGCCCTGCGGAGCAATGGCCACacgaacaacaacagcaacggcaATGGGAACGGCAGCATCATCAATAACAACAGCATAGCTTCGCCGAACTTCAAGCTCAATGCCCCCGTTTCGAATATGATGGGTGGTGGCCAGAACCAGAGTCAGGGCTACGGCCAGCCCAAGTCAGAGCCGAACTCTGGCTTCGACAGCTATGTGCCCATGTCGGAGCTGAAGCTGGAGAATCTGTGCGAGAACAACTATCCCAGTGCGAACTCCTGCTACGGGCCCATAAACAATGCTTCGAtgccacagcaacaacaggcgcagcagctgcagcagcaacagcaagtGCAACAGCAATCCCAGAGCCCCTCGGAACAGCGGCTCAATAGCAATAACCAGACTCTGAAGCAGCGCATCAACACTTTGGTGATTCGGACGCTGGCCGAGAATCTGGAGAAGGACAAGCAGTCGCTGGCCAACCAGCAGGGCGGTGGGACGAGCTCCCCACACGCCAGCCCCGTGCATTCCATTGCCAATTCAAGTTCCAACCAAACCAACAGCCAGAatgccaacagcagcagctcaACTCCAAATACCAATTCGAATTCCAGTGCGAATCAAAACAACGCCAACCACAACAACTCACCTAGTCACAGCTACTTTGTCGGCGACACCTGGAAGATTAAGGTGCTGCAGAACACCACGGTGATAGCGAATGTCAAGCAGTCGGTGTTTGTGACCGATGCCATACTGAAGTACGCGGCCAAGAACGAGAATATAGTGGTGTCTCTGGACTGCGAGGGCATCAACTTGGGCCTCAAGGGCGAGATCACGCTGATCGAAATCGGCACCACTCGGGGCGAGGCGTTCCTCTTCGATGTGCAATCCTGCCCGGCCATGATAACGGACGGCGGCCTAAAGACCGTGCTGGAGCACGAGCAGGTGATCAAGGTGATACACGATTGCCGGAACGATGCGGCCAACCTGTATCTGCAGTTCGGCATTCTGCTGCGCAACGTGTTCGACACACAGGCGGCCCACGCCATCTTGCAGTACCAGGAGAGTGGCAAGCAGGTCTACAAGGCCAAGTACATTTCGCTCAACTCGCTGTGCGAGCAATACAACGCCCCCTGCAATCCCATCAAGGATCAGCTGAAGCAGATCTACCGGCGGGATCAAAAGTTCTGGGCCAAGCGTCCGCTCACCCGGGAAATGATGCTGTACGCGGCCGGCGATGTCCTGGTCCTCATTCACGACCAACTCTTTGGTAACCTGGCGCGGCAGATCAAGCCGGAAAACAAGTTACTCTTCTCTGAGCTGTGCACCGAGCAAATACTCATGCAGATCAAGCCCAACGAGGTGAAGATCCGCAAGAAGCAGCGCAAGGTCAGCACCGAAGTATCCGATCTCAAGCAAAAGTTGGCCCAGACCAGCAAGAGTATTGTGCTCTCCAACAGGGAGATTCGTCTGCTGAG GTACATGGACTTGACGGAGGATGAAAAAGAGCGTCTCAAGGGCTACTACAAGGTGGCCAAAAAGCTGGAGAAAATGGAATCAGCTGGCAATCCCAGCAA ACCAAAGTGA
- the egl gene encoding uncharacterized protein egl isoform X1, protein MESMEYEMARNMTLLFFLERLLDKGEPRTVHDLSCQFGNKEFTKEMRQIAGGSQSGLKKFLAQYPSIFLVDGDYVQVNAYQHSNAEEGGGGGKRDYIQEAKDYFKNKMLQYGAAAEVPVRSLLGHRSQASPQVRHISGQHIKEFTDFLMKHTDTFKVVDDYVMLVGCENMTDLPARDRLHLPQSNIDTRGTQQMLDFFAQCIEIKGPLLVDQLFHLLTTNFPQDQWLRMFKTPCDLSSFLKLFSDCFHIQANLVTLLQKPKLSDAHIQQAQAQTREQFYALNNNNNGSNRKQEGGGTPVSSVQQRLHSPALRSNGHTNNNSNGNGNGSIINNNSIASPNFKLNAPVSNMMGGGQNQSQGYGQPKSEPNSGFDSYVPMSELKLENLCENNYPSANSCYGPINNASMPQQQQAQQLQQQQQVQQQSQSPSEQRLNSNNQTLKQRINTLVIRTLAENLEKDKQSLANQQGGGTSSPHASPVHSIANSSSNQTNSQNANSSSSTPNTNSNSSANQNNANHNNSPSHSYFVGDTWKIKVLQNTTVIANVKQSVFVTDAILKYAAKNENIVVSLDCEGINLGLKGEITLIEIGTTRGEAFLFDVQSCPAMITDGGLKTVLEHEQVIKVIHDCRNDAANLYLQFGILLRNVFDTQAAHAILQYQESGKQVYKAKYISLNSLCEQYNAPCNPIKDQLKQIYRRDQKFWAKRPLTREMMLYAAGDVLVLIHDQLFGNLARQIKPENKLLFSELCTEQILMQIKPNEVKIRKKQRKVSTEVSDLKQKLAQTSKSIVLSNREIRLLRYMDLTEDEKERLKGYYKVAKKLEKMESAGNPSKDQSDSEDEQEGNENDMFPSLDSVPSDNSLSGTFSPRFSSEPPSLTESMQMLEEILQNKSMDRIARIDKLEAILTTATSLPCEQIIATNSMQEQLGSSIATTENLQIIREKSRNIKNCNCQGERSVTPILRTTDKRVVKLIDAETQTLSTGDVVITKIFFQDEHDRAKEAAMLSNSPTKRATPT, encoded by the exons ATGGAGTCCATGGAGTACGAGATGGCACGCAACATGACGTTGCTCTTCTTCCTGGAGCGGCTGCTGGACAAGGGGGAGCCACGCACCGTTCACGATCTCTCCTGCCAGTTTGGGAACAAGGAGTTCACCAAGGAGATGCGCCAAATAGCCGGTGGCAGTCAGTCGG GTCTGAAGAAATTTCTCGCCCAATACCCATCAATATTTCTGGTCGACGGGGACTATGTGCAGGTGAACGCCTACCAGCACAGCAACGCGGAGGagggcggtggcggcggcaaGCGGGACTACATCCAAGAGGCTAAAGACTACTTCAAGAACAAGATGCTGCAGTACGGAGCGGCCGCCGAGGTGCCAGTACGCAGCCTGCTCGGCCATCGGTCGCAGGCGTCGCCCCAAGTGCGTCACATATCAG GCCAACACATCAAGGAGTTTACGGACTTTCTGATGAAACACACGGACACCTTCAAAGTGGTCGACGACTATGTGATGCTGGTGGGATGCGAGAACATGACGGATCTGCCGGCGCGGGACAGGCTCCATCTGCCCCAGTCGAATATAGATACTCGCGGCACCCAGCAGATGCTCGACTTCTTCGCCCAGTGCATCGAGATCAAGGGACCCCTGCTGGTGGACCAGTTGTTCCATCTGCTGACCACCAACTTCCCGCAGGATCAGTGGCTGCGCATGTTCAAGACGCCGTGTGATCTGAGCTCGTTCCTGAAGCTCTTCTCCGACTGCTTTCACATACAGGCTAATCTAGTCACCCTGCTCCAGAAGCCCAAGCTCAGCGACGCCCACATCCAGCAGGCCCAGGCTCAGACGCGAGAGCAGTTCTATGCcctcaacaacaacaacaatggcagcAACAGGAAGCAGGAGGGCGGAGGTACTCCGGTCAGTTCCGTGCAACAGAGGCTGCACTCCCCGGCCCTGCGGAGCAATGGCCACacgaacaacaacagcaacggcaATGGGAACGGCAGCATCATCAATAACAACAGCATAGCTTCGCCGAACTTCAAGCTCAATGCCCCCGTTTCGAATATGATGGGTGGTGGCCAGAACCAGAGTCAGGGCTACGGCCAGCCCAAGTCAGAGCCGAACTCTGGCTTCGACAGCTATGTGCCCATGTCGGAGCTGAAGCTGGAGAATCTGTGCGAGAACAACTATCCCAGTGCGAACTCCTGCTACGGGCCCATAAACAATGCTTCGAtgccacagcaacaacaggcgcagcagctgcagcagcaacagcaagtGCAACAGCAATCCCAGAGCCCCTCGGAACAGCGGCTCAATAGCAATAACCAGACTCTGAAGCAGCGCATCAACACTTTGGTGATTCGGACGCTGGCCGAGAATCTGGAGAAGGACAAGCAGTCGCTGGCCAACCAGCAGGGCGGTGGGACGAGCTCCCCACACGCCAGCCCCGTGCATTCCATTGCCAATTCAAGTTCCAACCAAACCAACAGCCAGAatgccaacagcagcagctcaACTCCAAATACCAATTCGAATTCCAGTGCGAATCAAAACAACGCCAACCACAACAACTCACCTAGTCACAGCTACTTTGTCGGCGACACCTGGAAGATTAAGGTGCTGCAGAACACCACGGTGATAGCGAATGTCAAGCAGTCGGTGTTTGTGACCGATGCCATACTGAAGTACGCGGCCAAGAACGAGAATATAGTGGTGTCTCTGGACTGCGAGGGCATCAACTTGGGCCTCAAGGGCGAGATCACGCTGATCGAAATCGGCACCACTCGGGGCGAGGCGTTCCTCTTCGATGTGCAATCCTGCCCGGCCATGATAACGGACGGCGGCCTAAAGACCGTGCTGGAGCACGAGCAGGTGATCAAGGTGATACACGATTGCCGGAACGATGCGGCCAACCTGTATCTGCAGTTCGGCATTCTGCTGCGCAACGTGTTCGACACACAGGCGGCCCACGCCATCTTGCAGTACCAGGAGAGTGGCAAGCAGGTCTACAAGGCCAAGTACATTTCGCTCAACTCGCTGTGCGAGCAATACAACGCCCCCTGCAATCCCATCAAGGATCAGCTGAAGCAGATCTACCGGCGGGATCAAAAGTTCTGGGCCAAGCGTCCGCTCACCCGGGAAATGATGCTGTACGCGGCCGGCGATGTCCTGGTCCTCATTCACGACCAACTCTTTGGTAACCTGGCGCGGCAGATCAAGCCGGAAAACAAGTTACTCTTCTCTGAGCTGTGCACCGAGCAAATACTCATGCAGATCAAGCCCAACGAGGTGAAGATCCGCAAGAAGCAGCGCAAGGTCAGCACCGAAGTATCCGATCTCAAGCAAAAGTTGGCCCAGACCAGCAAGAGTATTGTGCTCTCCAACAGGGAGATTCGTCTGCTGAG GTACATGGACTTGACGGAGGATGAAAAAGAGCGTCTCAAGGGCTACTACAAGGTGGCCAAAAAGCTGGAGAAAATGGAATCAGCTGGCAATCCCAGCAA AGACCAAAGTGATTCGGAGGACGAGCAGGAGGGAAATGAGAACGACATGTTCCCCAGCTTGGACTCGGTGCCATCGGACAACTCGCTATCGGGCACCTTTTCGCCACGGTTCAGCTCGGAGCCACCCAGTCTGACGGAGTCCATGCAAATGCTGGAGGAGATTCTCCAGAACAAGTCTATGGATCGTATAGCGCGCATAGACAAGCTGGAGGCCATTCTGACGACAGCCACATCGCTGCCATGTGAACAA ATTATAGCCACAAATTCTATGCAAGAGCAATTGGGGTCTAGCATTGCAACCACCGAGAATCTGCAAATCATACGAGAGAAATCCAGAAA CATTAAGAACTGCAATTGCCAGGGCGAGCGCAGTGTGACGCCCATCCTGCGAACGACTGACAAGCGGGTAGTGAAGCTAATAGACGCTGAAACGCAAACTCTGAGCACCGGAGACGTAGTCATCACGAAGATCTTCTTCCAGGACGAACACGACCGGGCCAAAGAGGCCGCCATGCTAAGCAATTCCCCCACCAAGCGGGCGACTCCcacataa
- the Sesn gene encoding sestrin homolog, translating into MYYAVDYYADMGQISQDCFAASKTGTSDFEMDDLDDLDQVTQVIGYHPQFHDHFLRTQNFIMKGDGPLPNDYRYYLAIIAAARHQCPYLVKRYEKEFINQGGDSAWLGGLDFIPAKLRAIYDINKILAHRPWLLRKEHIERLTKGKNSWSLSEVVHAMVLLSHFHSLSSFVFSCGLTQKLDGLSSPKLKTPPVTVMAQSSEPGVGLCQTTNTPIDPQKTVLTEISLNNAKPDYNSQAAAGPNGGGLSAGNAMGDAGPGAMALNGYLATAQQLPQQHGISVEALMERMKVLSQKQDECSEAELSSRFQKVEQQTAELAAVTPEAAVTLPPNLSHYVDDAKFIYQDFARRGTENINTFRIQDYSWEDHGFSLVDGLYNDVGTFLDEKFRAAYNLTYCTMGGIKNVDTSKFRRAIWNYIQCIYGIRHDDYDYGEVNQLLVRPLKMFIKTACCFPERITTKDYDSVLVELQDSEKVHVNLMIMEARNQAELLYALREIMRYMT; encoded by the exons ATGTACTACGCCGTTGATTACTACGCGGATATGGGACAAATCTCTCAAGAT TGTTTCGCTGCATCAAAGACGGGAACATCTGACTTTGAAATGGACGATCTCGACGACTTGGATCAGGTCACCCAGGTGATCGGCTACCATCCCCAGTTCCACGATCACTTTCTGCGGACCCAGAACTTTATAATGAAGGGCGATGGACCGCTGCCCAATGATTACAGATACTATTTGGCCATAATT GCTGCTGCTCGACATCAGTGCCCCTACTTGGTTAAACGTTACGAGAAGGAGTTCATCAACCAGGGCGGCGATAGCGCCTGGCTGGGTGGCCTCGACTTCATACCCGCCAAACTACGTGCCATATACGatatcaataaaatattagcCCATCGTCCCTGGCTGTTGCGCAAGGAGCACATCGAG CGTCTGACCAAAGGAAAGAATAGCTGGTCCCTGTCGGAGGTGGTGCACGCCATGGTCCTGCTCTCGCATTTCCACTCCCTGTCATCGTTCGTTTTTTCCTGTGGTCTCACCCAAAAGCTAGACGGCCTGTCTAGTCCAAAATTGAAGACTCCCCCGGTGACGGTGATGGCCCAGTCCAGTGAGCCGGGCGTCGGTCTCTGCCAGACCACCAACACTCCAATCGACCCGCAAAAAACCGTACTGACGGAGATATCGCTCAACAATGCAAAGCCGGATTACAATAGCCAAGCCGCAGCAGGTCCCAATGGCGGTGGTCTGAGTGCTGGTAATGCAATGGGAGATGCTGGTCCTGGTGCAATGGCCCTCAATGGATATTTGG CCACAGCCCAGCAACTGCCACAGCAGCACGGAATCAGCGTGGAGGCGCTAATGGAGCGCATGAAGGTGCTGTCCCAGAAGCAGGACGAGTGCAGTGAGGCGGAGCTGAGTAGCCGCTTCCAGAAGGTGGAGCAGCAGACAGCCGAGCTGGCAGCTGTAACACCGGAGGCGGCGGTTACCTTGCCGCCGAATTTATCCCACTATGTGGATGATGCCAAGTTCATTTACCAGGATTTTGCTCGACGCGGCACCGAGAACATCAACACGTTTCGCATCCAGGACTATTCCTGGGAGGATCACGGCTTCTCGCTGGTGGATGG ACTGTACAACGATGTGGGCACCTTTTTGGATGAAAAGTTTCGGGCCGCCTACAATCTCACCTACTGCACCATGGGCGGCATCAAGAATGTGGATACATCCAAGTTCCGTCGGGCCATTTGGAATTACATTCAGTGTATCTACGGGATACGGCATGATGATTACGACTATGGTGAAGTGAATCAG CTCTTGGTGCGTCCtttgaaaatgtttataaagACAGCCTGCTGCTTTCCCGAGCGTATTACCACCAAGGATTATGATAGTGTGCTTGTCGAGCTGCAGGATAGTGAAAAG GTTCATGTGAATCTAATGATAATGGAAGCCCGTAATCAGGCCGAGTTACTCTATGCTCTGCGCGAGATAATGCGTTATATGACTTGA
- the LOC122321093 gene encoding uncharacterized protein, translating into MKTKNQKNINSCNCNCFSHSNQGIAIIDEKNILRRTSYTYKCLNHNPRPRPLIFS; encoded by the coding sequence atgaaaaccaaaaaccaaaagaacATCAATAGCTGCAACTGCAATTGCTTCAGTCACTCGAATCAGGGGATCGCTATCATTGATGAGAAGAACATATTGAGGAGGACCAGCTATACCTACAAGTGTCTCAATCATAATCCGCGTCCGCGACCTCTGATATTTTCCTGA